The following are encoded together in the Lathyrus oleraceus cultivar Zhongwan6 chromosome 3, CAAS_Psat_ZW6_1.0, whole genome shotgun sequence genome:
- the LOC127131250 gene encoding phosphatidylinositol-3-phosphatase myotubularin-1-like codes for MQNSNQHINISKPLATIEKFNKTAVEVQSNTRQLDKTPTQRLLQVIGKDMRIIVFGFRPRTKQRRAIYDALLKCTKPTILWDLYAFMVGPSSFQNTSSLVRLLDEYFRLIGKVSHHASMDMTESGSFTLSNDLWRISGVNSSYTMCQNYPFALVVPKSISDDEVLQACKFRARCRLPVISWCHPVTGAALARSSQPLVGLMRNMRSNMDEKLVAALCSNLDGKEKAIYH; via the coding sequence ATGCAAAATTCAAACCAACACATTAACATTTCAAAGCCGCTAGCAACCATTGAGAAGTTTAACAAGACAGCAGTTGAGGTTCAGTCAAATACTCGTCAATTAGACAAGACACCAACACAGAGACTGCTGCAGGTGATTGGGAAAGATATGAGAATTATAGTCTTTGGTTTTAGGCCTCGTACGAAACAGAGACGTGCAATATATGATGCACTACTGAAGTGTACAAAGCCAACAATATTATGGGATCTTTATGCTTTTATGGTCGGGCCTTCCAGTTTTCAGAACACTTCTTCGTTGGTGCGCTTATTAGATGAATATTTTCGACTTATTGGCAAAGTTTCACATCATGCTTCAATGGACATGACTGAAAGTGGGTCCTTCACCTTGTCAAATGACTTATGGAGAATAAGTGGTGTGAATTCCAGTTATACAATGTGCCAGAATTATCCATTTGCTTTGGTTGTTCCAAAGAGCATTAGTGATGATGAAGTGCTCCAGGCTTGCAAATTCCGTGCAAGATGCCGACTGCCTGTAATTTCTTGGTGTCATCCTGTTACTGGCGCAGCTCTTGCACGTTCTTCCCAGCCTTTAGTTGGTCTCATGAGGAATATGAGGAGCAACATGGATGAAAAACTTGTGGCTGCACTTTGCAGCAACCTTGATGGCAAGGAGAAAGCTATATATCACTGA